The window AAAGCGGTCGGGTAGTATCTCGCCGTGCTTGCCGTGCATCCATCGCAGCAGCGCCTCGGCACCGATGATGCGCGAATCCCGCACGTTCACGATCGGCTGAAAGCGCAGTTCCAACTCGCCGCGATCGACGGCGTGATGCAGATCTTGCTCCAGGCGTAGCTTCACCAGCGCAGCGGAATCGGTATTCGCATCGTAGGATTTGATGCGATTGCGCCCGGTCTGCTTGGCCCGGTACATCGCAGAATCTGCGTGCATGACCAGCTCCTCGGCGCTCGTCCCGTCGTTCGGAAACGTGCTGGTGCCGATGCTGGCGGTAACGTAGAGTTCGCGGCCGGATATGTGGAAAGCTGCGCCCAGCGCCGCCTGCACGTCGGCGGCCACCATCGCTAGGGAGAGCGTTTCGCCCAGCGGCATTACGATGATGAACTCATCGCCTCCGCTGCGAAACACCGATCCGCGCGCGTCCAACGAGGATCGCAAGCGCGCGGCGAACGCGCGCAGCAGATCGTCGCCCGCGCGGTGGCCGAGCGTATCGTTGATGTTCTTGAAGCGATCGACGTCGACGAAGAGCACGCCCAACGCGCAGCGTTCGCTGCGCGCGCGGTCCAGCGCTCCTCCCAGTTGTTCTTCCAGCGCGAGCCGGTTTGGAAGCTGCGTGAGCGCATCGACGCGGGCGAGGTGCGCGAAGTGATCGGCCGTCTCTTTCATCTCGGTGATATCCAGCGCGACGCCGATGGCACCGATGATGCTGCCGCTCATGCCGCGCAGCGGCTCGACGTGATGTTGGAGCCAGCGCCCGGCGAGGCGCGTTTCAAAGCGCTCCGAATCGCCGCCGAACGCACGGCGAATAACCGCGAGCGCGCGCTCCTTGGATTCGGCATCGGCGAGCATCAATTCGAAGTTTTGGCCCAAGAGGTCGCGCTCGCTCAGCCCTTGCGTGCTCAAGCCTGCGCCGACGACCGAGGTGAAGTTCATGTCCAGG of the Candidatus Dormiibacterota bacterium genome contains:
- a CDS encoding EAL domain-containing protein, producing the protein LDMNFTSVVGAGLSTQGLSERDLLGQNFELMLADAESKERALAVIRRAFGGDSERFETRLAGRWLQHHVEPLRGMSGSIIGAIGVALDITEMKETADHFAHLARVDALTQLPNRLALEEQLGGALDRARSERCALGVLFVDVDRFKNINDTLGHRAGDDLLRAFAARLRSSLDARGSVFRSGGDEFIIVMPLGETLSLAMVAADVQAALGAAFHISGRELYVTASIGTSTFPNDGTSAEELVMHADSAMYRAKQTGRNRIKSYDANTDSAALVKLRLEQDLHHAVDRGELELRFQPIVNVRDSRIIGAEALLRWMHGKHGEILPDRFIGIAEETGLIVEISRWVLREACTQAAEIRAGGNPDFRIAVNLSARDFAEADLAQYIEATLHECGLPPHALDIEITESVMIDDLALQTLGHLRRLGVRVVVDDFGIAYSSLGYLKRLPVGAVKIDRAFIADIAHDSYDQAIVRAIVTLAKTLGFGLIAEGVETHEQLAFVSKLACEHAQGYHFSVPLVATDLCLLLREGVPTA